The Paroedura picta isolate Pp20150507F chromosome 6, Ppicta_v3.0, whole genome shotgun sequence genome segment tgttcaacatatttataagtgatttggatgagggattagaggggatatttattaaattttgtagacaatactaaactgggaggggtagcaaacacaccggaagaccgaatcagaatacaggatgatcttgataggctcgagaactgggctaaactgaataaaataaaattcaatagggacaagttctgcatttaggtagggaaaaccaaatacaccaatataagatgggggagacttgtcttggcagaagcatgtgagaaaaggatctaggagtcttagtagaccatacattgaatatgagtcagcagtgtgactcagtggctgaaaaggcaaatgggattttgggctgtatcaaatggagtatcatgtccagatcacgggaggtgatggtactgctgtactctgctctggttcagcctcatttggagtactgtgttcagttttgggcaccccaattgaagagggatgtagacaaactggagcatgtccagaggagggtaacaaagatggtgaggggtttggagaccaagatgtaggaggaaaggttgggggagcttggtctgtttagcctagagaggagacgactgagaggggatctgataaccatcttcaagtatttaaatgggtgccatatggaggatggagcagaattgttttctcttgccccagagggacagaccagaatgaatgggatgaaattaattcaaaagaaattccatctaaacatctggaagaagttcctgacagttagagcggtttctcagtggaacaggcttcctcgggaggtggtgggttctccatctttcgatatttttaaacagaggctagagagccatctgacggagaggctggttctgtgaaggcaaatgggggcaggttacagtagatgagcgattgggatgtgagtgtcctacaatgcaggggctggactagatgacccatgaggccccttccaactctatgataatatgattctaagattctaagtcACTCACCCTCCTTCCAGGGTTGTCTGCTTATGTGTTTTTTggaatgaattattttatgcTTTTAACTGTGTTTTGAATTGTTTGGATTTGCTTATGCTGGCTGCCTTGTAGATCCAGATAGGGTGGGTGGCAAGGtgacagaaatatttttaataataataatccagagGAGAGGCAGGCCTGCTTCAGCCCACCTGGACAGCTTCTGGCTGTGGGGAGATTTAACGTGGAAACTGACCATCGCACAAGTCCATCTTCATCTCATTTCATTctgtgagaaaggaggctggactagatggaccgctggcctgatccagcagggctcttctggtgtttttGCCATCATCCTAAAGCAGTTTTCTAACGTTTTAGAACAATTGTTTTTTCTAGTTTAAAAGCCTAATGGCAGACTTACTAGGGGTCTTCCTCCGGAGTGATTTCCTCCCACTCGCCATAAGGCTGGGCTGGGGCTGAGGCTGTCTGGGACGCTTTTGGTGGGGCTGGTGCTCTGCCCTTGGACGCGGTGGTGCTTTCTGTCCTCACTTCCTGCCATTCTCCGTAAGGACTAATCTTTTTCGGCCTGCGaggttttctctctccttcttcgtcgctttctgttttctgctgaaagagaaaaagggaaaacAAGGGATGCCTTCATTTGAGAGAGCTCCACGGCCACCCCCTGTCCTCTTCCACTGAAcgaaggcaaaaaacaaacaaacaagcaaaaagatTGTGGATTGTTCCTCAACAGATGAGAGTTTTCTGAAATAAGACACACAAAGTACCTGTGAGTTccggacttgtgtgtgtgtgtgtgtgtgtgtgtgtgtgtgtgtgtgtggggaggggttggactagatgaccctggaggtcccttccaactctaggattctgtaagaaatactgattctctagAAATACTGTACATGTAAACAGAATATGGGAATAAGAAAATGAATCAAACTTCAGAACTGTTGCTTTAAGTTCAACATCATGACCCGACCAACCCAAATGCTTTTCTTTTGActggggttgggtgcttcagctggctgcgccgggagagaccggccgcttcagGCCCCAAAGCGCCCAGCCCTACTTTTGACTTGGCTGCTAGGAAGTGACCAATTTTAGACACGGCAGATGCAAGCCAAAGAAAGTTGAAAATTGAAATAAAAATGGCACAAATGTAATAAAGTCTTTTTTCTTATTCAATAAATAGATTTCTAATTTTCAGCTTATCATCAGTATCCATAAATTCCGGATCTGGGCAACCAGAagggggtcccaggtgggcttcTCCCACTCTTAGCGCCTTCCTCAGTGATTGCCTGTCACTATCTGAACAAGATATCACGGTTACCACATTTCTCCATGAACAGGAGCCAGGAACACGCATCAGCCAGGCAAGAGCTCTGCTTTCCTAGCCGAAGGAAGCTGAACACTTCTCCAGGGGCCCTGGATTTCACCAGCAGGGAACAATGTGCTTCTCCCTCTGGACTGGCCGACATGTGCTCAACCCAGTATGGGATTAAGGGTGGGCTTTAGTTTTCTTTCTTGATTCAAAATACTGATATTTCGCCTATCAATTTAAGTCTTCAGGCTGGCAGGACATTGATGGAGAGGTTTACATAATCATGCGTGGGATAGAGATAGTTACAGAGTATGCatgctttcctcctttccttacaATACAAGAACTAATGGGCTCTCAATTAAATTAATGAGCAGTGGGCTTAGTATGGATAAAAGAAAGGACTTCTTCATCCTTTAATGAACTCATGGAATTTACTCCTGCAAGCCCAGACCGCTTCAAGCACGGAACTGGACCAACATCTGGCGTAGAGGCCCATCGGTGGCTATCAGCCAAAAGGTCTGTTTGACCTCCCAATGGCACCTGTGGTTTGTCCACTGTAtccagtgttggactggatggaccactggcctgattcaacatggcttctcttatgcttgATGTTAACTGATCTGCAAGGCACTCACAGATAAAAAGCAAGTTACAAGCATCCACAAAACCATAAAAGAAACATCAGCGGCAGTGTACAACCCAGGAGGATAATCACGCCCTGGCCTGGCACCAAGTCAGCTTCAGGAAGGTCACATAGAAGATCCATCACACAGAAGATGCAACCCACCTGAAGGCACTACACCTGGGCAAGGGCCTGAGTTGCAGATACTGAGAGGCAGGCTTGCATGTGAGAAGGCAGCGCTTCCAATGCCCAGGCTATTTATGGCTTCGAAGCACTCTGACTCACACCTAGATACACACCTGGAGCCAGTACAGAGATTTAACCCTGCCTGGATAAGGTCCGATCAGGAAGTCCTGAAGAGCAGTCTCCTGCTGTATTCTGAAGTTTCCAAGTAGACTTTGAAAACATTCCTCTACCCAGTGCACTGCATTAATCTACAGAAGGACAACTGGACTTGgacccaggggcaccttaaagatcagGAGAATTTCAGGGCAGAAGCTTTAGACTCACAGGGGTAGccatgtactggcaggggctcatggggattgtagtccctggacatctggaaagccatactttggccacccctgctatggaGAGTCAGAGATGTCTTTGTCAGATACAGAGATATGGTAGCTGACCAGgggctttgattctcaaaagctcatagCCCTGCCTCCAAATTTTGTTGTCTCTAAGGTACTTCTGGAAGGTACTTCTGGACTTGAActggaggtgccactggacttgttcTCCTGTAGACCAAtgccggtggtggtggggagggacagTATCTGTTTATATTTAGTAAAACATTTGTATCTCTGGGATGCTGTTCCACTTACCCATTCCTAAATATTTAATACTTAACTGGGCAATGTGTTCAAGTATTTCCTATTTAAGTGTTAAATTTCTTTCCAGCAAGATCGGCTGAAGCAGGCCTTCCACTTTACTCTGAAACATGACCATGCGTGGCTAACCTAAGTAACCAAGGTCCATAATAATATTAAGTAGTCATCAAATTCACCAGCAGCTTAGCACACATAGCAACAGTTATTGGAGTTTTCTAGTCCTGAATGTCTGGCTTTTGGCCCCTGCCCTTGGAATACAGCACACAGCCTGACTACTTTAGCCAGGGTGGGAGAGATGGACACCTTACCCAAGCATTCTGTTGGGGCTTCTGTGGCTCCCTCGAATTGCCCTCCTTTCCAGCCTCTGACTCAGTTCCCTTTGGATCTGTTTCCTGATCTTCTCCAGAATGGCTTTCCTCTCGACAGCTTTCATTTGAAGAAGACACAAAACCATCAGGCTTCTCCCAGGTTGATACTGGACAATACAGACAACACTTGTTATTGGACTGTGACCTGCTCATTAGCCAGGCGTGAATCTGAAGTAGTGCTAAACACGTCTGACTGTGAGAAACAGCACAGAGTCTAAACAAATCTTTGGAAAGTATAAACACATATCATTTATTCCGGGCCCTcgggaagtacacctggcctcgaccagggccagggctttttcagtcctggccctgacctggtggaatgagctcccagacgagctgagggccctgacggagctctccgggttctgcagggcctacaatatggagctcttccgccaggcgtttggttgaggctggggtagtaAGATTGGGTCTCTCCCTTTTGTACCCCTGTATCTGCAGCCCCGCCAGGCCAAGCATCGCCTGTGATTCCCTATCAGCGCAATGGTGACTGCTGCTCGGAAGGCTGGGGGTTCGCATGGGAAAGCACGGGACTGTAGATTGTTGCTGCCACCGATTGATTGTACTGggggttttatgatgttttatgcttTTTGTTTAAATCACCACGAGCCAGCTGTGGCGGgaatggcagtctataaatagaaataaattttGACCGTGCAGCCCAGTGCCCAATGCAACCTCTAAGGACTCTTTCCACTCTGCAGCCCTGCCGGAGCCTCTCTTGATGGTGAAGGACCAGCCAACCCCCAGCATGGGAACTGTGCAAAGAGCTCAGCTGACTGTGGGAGAGGCCACTTGGGTTTGTGAGATTAGGGAAGCCCCATCAGAACCTTAAGAGAGTTCTTTTGAGATCTGGTCTTGCCTTCTCACCTATGTGGGCAAACTGCTGCCAAACAAACATCATCAAATCAGCTTCAGGTCTTTCAAACTTAGTGACAATGGACTGGCACAACAGGTGACATCATGGGAGAGTACAAAGAAGCTGTTTCATGCCAAATGATCAAGTACTGTTttactcagtggtccccaaccccctggtctggggaccgggaccggtccgtggatcagttggtaccgggctgtggctcctcctcatcctcctccccagttgctgcctcaaGGGCCGCCCTGccactgccgccagctcacctttggtgctctccggcagctgccatggctggggctcccccttggcatggcactgcgcagctgctgctggcagcgccccccagtgggcggtgggaagtcaggggcgccagcaggaaagcaagcggagcaggggctcaggcggcagtgatgttcctcggcaaaagactcccccccccccccgatctcagtaaaattgtcaagtgttgaccggtccccagtgataaaaaggttggggaccactgattttactgacaatttttaaatattatttcttGTTCCAATTAGAGCTATTGCAGTTTAGATCACAGGGTAAGACCCCCCTGATCACCCCCATCAATACACAAGTTCATTGAGGGGGGGGTACatgagagggccttttcagtagcacccccccccccgcatcatgGAGCATCTTGGctggggtgtgagtgtgtgtgtgttcggcAATGGGAACAGGTGTTGCTGGAACCCCCCATTTAGACCAGATCCAACCACTTGAGGGCAAGCGTGGTGTCACAGTTaggagtggcaggctctaatctggagagctaggtttgaccccccccccccactcctcctccaaatgcagccacctGGGGGACCTCGGGCcaaccccagttctctcagggctctctcagcccccctccctcccagagtgtctgttgtggggagtggaagggaaggtgaatggaagccactttgagactcctgcaggtagtgaaaagtgggatgccAAACACAAGCtcttcttccccagcttcagagcagcagctgcccccccccccgccccatcatcAGGCTGGTCCACACAAGCAGCAGGATGAGAGACAGGCAGGACTGGGCCACTTcggagcactgggggggggggggcaactagaTTTTGGAATGCTCTCCATGTGGAAAAGCAAAAACTTCCCTGCAAAGCAACCACGACATTTCTAAAATCAAAGAACCCAGCCAGAATGCTTACAAATCTTACAAGCTGAATAAGATCATCCAACACAAAATACATTTTGAAGCTATCCCTCTGGCAGAGACTGGCAGTGCATTCACTGGCAGAGATTGGCAGTGCATTTAAAAActcaatgagagagagagagagaacacaatgGTAGGGGGTTGATCCCATTTTGCACAAATATTGCAATGCTCAAAATAGTAAATGCTGCCTGAGAAAAGCCTGAAAGATTAACAAGGGTTTTGGTTTCCGTCCCGCTCTTCCCTATGAATGCAATTGTCAAACCCTATTTTCGGAAGGGGGAGAACATTATAGAGGATGGAAACCTTGATTTAGGTTTCCATCTTGATCTCCATCCTCAGATTATGCCAGGAACCTGCTGCCAGCTGCGTCGTCTTAGCAAAGTCTGTAgcaactcccccccaccccgcttaCACACCATTTGGCATAGGAAGTTTGCAATCTTGAGAAAGCTTGGATGCTTACCTCCTGTGTCTGTATTGTAGTAATAGGTGTGACCCTCTTCACTCACTCCTTCCACCCACTGTCCTGGCTGTTCAAAACAATAACAGAGGAAGGCCAAAGAGCCCATTAACAAAAAAGCAAGCCCTTTCTGAAGCTCTGCATGGGCCAGCTGGCCCTTGGGACACACAGCACTTGATTTTCACGGAAAGCAATCCGGAGTACACTCTATTTccaccctgcccttcctccacagAGACCAGAGTTGTGAATGTGGCTCTTTTCTCCCTCACCAGCATCCTAGCTAGGCATGCAGAGTGGGACTAGGCAcccaaacctgggtcttcccaaGACTAACTGTAACATCACACTGCCTTTTCTTGCTCAAGTGGTGTGGGCTGGGTGGCcaccaatatgccaatgacacccagctcttcctcctgatggatggctgtcctgactctcccccagaaacattagccagctgcctggaagcagtgacagggtggctcaaggagaatcatctgaagctcaacccttcaaagacggaggtcctgtggctgggcaggaaaggcccaagcgaggaagcgtgccttcccaatctggatggagtgcagttaaCAGTGGCCCCACTCCaacaggaacctgggagtgatacttgatgcctccctctcaatggaggctcagatcacgatggtagtgtggctgtcacctctagactggacttctacaacttgctctacacaaacTCGCCttcaaccttgatccagaaactacagctgctgcagaatgcagcagccggggtcctcacagcaacaccacagAGGTCCCACATTATGCCCATCCCCCAGCAGCTGTACTGGCTTCCTGCTGGGAGATCGCAACTTAGACaaaccccagggaggtcaggctggttcaggtcttggaggggatgtctgaggggggaccagtggatgttgtggggctggcctcaagcaaatgcctgatggaggagctcccttttgcaggccctgtggaattgtgggagttcaggcagggccctgatctcttcagggagctcatttcaccaggtgggggccaggaccgagaaggctctggcccttgttgaggtccgacgtgcttctttgggccagggatcaccagccggttggtggtggcagagcatagttTTCTTTTGGAGGTATAGCctgagagacagtctctcagatacactggtcccagaccatgtgtggccttgaaggtgattaccaaaaccttaaggttaatctggaattcaaccaggagccatcCAGGTTGTTGgagtataggccggatgtgggatctccatttTACCCATAGGGTTACCAtgttctgatccagaattcaatttggagccagctgagttgttgaagtacaggccggatatgagatctccatagTGTAttagtgagaaccctggctgctgcattctgcatcagctgtagtttctggatcaagaataagggtaagcctgtgtagagcgagttgcagaagtccaatctagagatgACAATCGCAGGGATctctgtgactaggtgttctgaaGCCAGGTAGGATGCTAACAGCTTGGCTTGGCTAGGTGGTAGGAAGCCTGCCACGCtattctcatgacctgtgccaccctggagagggaggcattgaggatcacacccaggtttctggtggagtggactactgctagacacactccgtccaggttggataagcattcttcctcacttggtcccttcctacccaggtacaggacctctgtctttgaagggttgagcttcagacaatcaTACAAGAACGATCCTACAATCATACAAGTACTGTGAAAGATTGTGCAGTAGTCACTGAGAATAACTAAGGCTTCTAAAAACCTTCCAGCATACACGTCTCAGAACAAGGTGAATTTATGTCATACTGGAAACTCAGCAATAAGACAGATGCAGTATTTATCCGTAATTACCATTTGGGGTTCCCGAGGGTCCTCTTCAAATCCTTTGGGTTTCTCCCACTGTGATTcttgaaagaaaaaacaaatgtaTCTATCACACTTCAACACTGCCTGCCTCAGAACAAAATTATGCGTAGTGAGAAAGCAATGTGAAGGCCCCCAAATCTGAGGAAAGCACCATTTTTCAGAAGGGAAAAAATGGGCAGTTTTGGGGAGTATTAGAGAACAATgctatattttctcttttagacTGAGTGGAGTGGTTCTTACATCAAGGTTTTACTCACTTAAGAGGTATTGCCCATTTTTCAAGTGGAAAATAAACTGGGAAATTTGGAGCagcactgaaatttttttttctcttttggaatgagTAAGATGAACAAGGGTTTCACTAAAAATGTGTAGTATGAAAAAATGTATGCAAGCCAACTGAGCATTATATAACAACAGAAAACTAAGACATTTAGACTGTTCAATTCCATGGATGTGAATTCGCATAATTTTATATGCTGAGTTATAAATAGTGCAAGTTACGTGCAATCAGTAAAAGGGAGTTCTGTTTTGATAGGGAAGCCTGttttattcctcccccccaccccccaatttccaCCCCATGGCTTCAAAAGGTCCAGAAATGTTACATCTCTAATGAAGAAGGAAAAGGTGTGTGGATTTTGATCTGATGTCAACAGTGAGTCGGGCAGAAAGGAAGTTAAAGACCGCCATTGATCTGAATGCCCACCTTCACGTTCTGTGCTCACCTCCTGAGACAGTATTGTAGTAATACATGTAACCTTCCGAAGAAAATCCGTGCACCCATTCTTTTGTAACCCTCAATGAAACCTCTGGGGCCTTTGGTTCccgtttctttttttccttctttttccgcTTTTCTTCCTGCTTCTTGGGGGGGGCTGGACTTTCAGATTCTGAAACACAACGAGCCAAATTGTCAAAAATATGACCTTCACAATTCCCACGGAATTTTCTTATAAATTTGGCTTATAAATTACTGAGTAACCGTGTGGGGAAGGAGAACAGCTGGAACAGTTTAAATGTTTTCAGGCTAAGACTGGGAATATGGATTCTGCAATATTGGCAGACAGAGCCATTTATCTGCTAAAACTGAGTAGCAAATGAACAACGTGCACCTATGAAAAACAGTAGTCTTGCCATTGCACTCTGATCAGATACTTATGGTACTCTCTGTTAAAAAGATTATGAAGGATCTCATACTTCTCACTCCTGGAATACTTAAAAGATTtttctctcctggagaaaagggctgcctgggGCGGGGGACTGAGGCCTTGTGCTCCACAGTGGTCcaaggatgtcagcctccaggggggacccggagacccccagaatgacagctcttcatcagactatagAGatatcccctggagagaagggctggttGAGAGCAACTCAATGGGGCTGGCTCTGTTTCCTCCTTCCTCAACTTCTATACCAGGGAATCACACTGGGGCAGGCTGCTCTCCCCCCGCCAACTTCTCCACTAGGGCAACTCACCGGGGCAGCCTGCTCTTCTCCCCTCCAACTTTAACACCAGAGCAATTCACTGGGGCAGGCTGTACATCTCCCCACAACCCCTTAAAGGGCCGAGCTACTAACTGGGGCCAGTGCTactgctgctcctcctctccctccctccacacctgAGCTACTTACTGGGGCTGGCTCAACTTCTTCCCAGCATGTTCTGAGGGCAGCAGGAAGATGGGGGTgaagagctgactccttatcagcccttcctggctgaggcctCCCTTCCAATACAAgctcagctacaggggagggctATTAGTGGCCAAGGGgcaatcaggtagcaagtgaccCATTGTTTTTGAAAATACACGCTTTACTGATTATTCATTCCAACGAGGTCCCAGGAGAGACAGCATATACCTTTTTACAAAATTACCAATCAACCCAGAGCTTGATGTGGATGTCACCCAGATCTGCATTTCTCCAGCTAGGCCACAGGAAGTGGCTGTCTCTGCCCTCAACAGCTGCCTAGATAAGGGCTCTCTATTCTGCTTCCAGGCCAAGCTAAACAATTTGTTTATCTTAGAAGAGACACAGAGGCGGCTCAAGCCTTGATGGCAACCCAAGCAGTCCTGAGAACTCATTCAGAAAGCAAGTCCATATTCTGTACCTGTACTTGCATGGATTTTTGTAATGCTGAACACAGGTAAGACAAGTTTATGCTTCAGCAAGCAGGAGTTTGAGCTGACCATAAAATTGTCCTTTGCattttggaagaagcttcagagggcagccgtgctggtctgcagtagaacaactaaGTCTGAGTCCAAAAACACCTTAAGAGTCCAAGAAGAGTTTCGCTCCTGGGCATTTTGATTCTTGAAATTCTTGTTGGCCTGTAAGGTGAACCTGGACTTGCACATTTTGGAAGCTTCAGATCCTACCTGCCTTAGTTCCAAGCCTTTTCAAATCCTCCTGGTAGGCCTTCATTGCCGCTTCTTCCATGGCTGCAAACTCTTTTGACATTTTTTCTTCTTGCTTTGCTTTTTCCAAGCTCTTCTTTTTaatctacaacaacaacaacatttaaagacagattcaggtggacaGCTGCTTTTGTTTGATGCAACAGAATGAAGTTTGTGTACAGAGTCcccattaagaccaacaagtttaattttgggtataagcttttctgtgcatgtaCACTTTTATCAGATACTGTCCTTGCACATGAAggcttacacccagaataaatctttgttggtcttaaaggggccagtgGGCTCAGAATTTACAAACATTTGTTCAGAGAAAACAAGGTCATGTTTGAATTACCTCACTAATTTTCTTAGCCACATTTTCCTTATGGTTTTTTCCTCTTTCATGAAATTCAATActctaaaaataaaacagaaagaattAATACACATAAAGAAGTAATTGGCTGAAAATTGAAAAACATCAAAATGTCAGTATTGATAAACACTCTTCCCAGTAATCTAAACCTCAGCAGAATATGACAAGAACATGGCACCCAGCAAAATTACCAGAACATTTCAGAGTGGTGACGTTTTCCAAAATTCAGACTAGAagtaaaatatagtaaaaattcAAAGGACAGAAATAAATATTCCATTTTTCAATCACAATAAGAATGTAAGAGGAGCctggttggatcaggccagtggtccatccagtccaacactgtgtgtcacccaatggccaaagcccaggggccatcaggaggtcccccagcagggccagaactccagaagccctcccactgttgcccccccccaaacaccaagaagacagagcatcacttccccagCCAAATGTGCCATCTTTACCTTGTGTCTAATAGTTCTGAAAATCTTtggataagaagagttggttcttatatgctacttttctctacccaaaggagtctcaaaattgcttaaaatcaccttccctttctttcctgtgAGGGAGTTAAAGCTGAAAGAaccctgctattactgaagaagagttggttctttcccAAATCTTTCTCTCAAaccgtcttacaatcacctttttcctctccccacaacagacaccctgtgagggagggaggccaagagagccctgttattactgctccgtcagaacaactttatcagtgctgtagtgagtccaaggtcacccagctggctgcatgtgggggagcatgcaatcaaacctggctccacactcctagccactacatcaagctggctctcttgtcaGGCAATTAATTTGGTTAATTTTTATATCAGGCCAAACCTCTCTTTAAAATTGTTAATTAAAACTCTTAAATTATAACTAATATAACAAaaaaactttatttattattatatttttatactgcatcccttgcatctcagggtggttcacaatgtATATTACACATGCTCCAATATGACAGATACCACACATTAGGGTGTTACGGTATCTGAGCAGGCTCACTTTTCAGATACTTACACTCCAGCCTGTTTAGGGCATTCTCAAGTCCCCAAATTTACAAGGAggtgaagaagcaggaagcagtGTTGCAGGCAGGCTAATGCAAATAGCCACCCTATCAAAGGATTACCTGTGAAGGTAAAGGGCTGTCTTTATTCATCCAGCTCTTTAGCTGTTTTGTAACAGGCTCAGCAGAGCTGAAGTCAcaatgagaaagaaaaaagactCGGGGGATGTTTCCTTGTGTCAAAGCAAAGGATCAACGATCCATTCAACAGAATGGATAGAGTTACgactctcgaaagctcacccccccTAAAATTTTGATGGCTACAGGAGTACTTGCTCCACTACAGATCCACACAACTTGGGGAGCTGTCACACTGCGGGTATGCAGCCCTAACTTAACCTGCAAGGGTTCTGTAGCTGTGGGTTCAGCAACTATAAAGCAGCAGAATTCCTGCAGGCTCTGTCATTCCCTGCACCTcctgatggagagactgaagcAGGGACTTGGTGACTGCACTTCAGAATACTTATTTCCAAGGGTGCCCTTATGTGCTGGTTAAAAATTAGTTTATAAAGCTACATAATGCCTATCCTTGTGCTTCAGATTGGCTTAATAGTACAGTAAGGAGACAGTCGTACAGGCTTGTTGTCAGCTATCCAGCACTTGCAGTAATCGCAGAACTTCTTGGGTTGGGATTTCCAGTAATCGGCCCTGGAAAAGAAGAATCAGAA includes the following:
- the WBP4 gene encoding WW domain-binding protein 4 isoform X2: MADYWKSQPKKFCDYCKCWIADNKPSIEFHERGKNHKENVAKKISEIKKKSLEKAKQEEKMSKEFAAMEEAAMKAYQEDLKRLGTKAESESPAPPKKQEEKRKKKEKKKREPKAPEVSLRVTKEWVHGFSSEGYMYYYNTVSGESQWEKPKGFEEDPREPQMPGQWVEGVSEEGHTYYYNTDTGVSTWEKPDGFVSSSNESCREESHSGEDQETDPKGTESEAGKEGNSREPQKPQQNAWKTESDEEGERKPRRPKKISPYGEWQEVRTESTTASKGRAPAPPKASQTASAPAQPYGEWEEITPEEDPYEKVDLELPNTENESPAVPVLQAPEDAKIIFKEKTVTSLSDTTAGASVFKKRKFENGKSRNIRQRLDDH
- the WBP4 gene encoding WW domain-binding protein 4 isoform X1; protein product: MADYWKSQPKKFCDYCKCWIADNKPSIEFHERGKNHKENVAKKISEIKKKSLEKAKQEEKMSKEFAAMEEAAMKAYQEDLKRLGTKAESESPAPPKKQEEKRKKKEKKKREPKAPEVSLRVTKEWVHGFSSEGYMYYYNTVSGESQWEKPKGFEEDPREPQMPGQWVEGVSEEGHTYYYNTDTGVSTWEKPDGFVSSSNESCREESHSGEDQETDPKGTESEAGKEGNSREPQKPQQNAWQKTESDEEGERKPRRPKKISPYGEWQEVRTESTTASKGRAPAPPKASQTASAPAQPYGEWEEITPEEDPYEKVDLELPNTENESPAVPVLQAPEDAKIIFKEKTVTSLSDTTAGASVFKKRKFENGKSRNIRQRLDDH
- the WBP4 gene encoding WW domain-binding protein 4 isoform X3; its protein translation is MSKEFAAMEEAAMKAYQEDLKRLGTKAESESPAPPKKQEEKRKKKEKKKREPKAPEVSLRVTKEWVHGFSSEGYMYYYNTVSGESQWEKPKGFEEDPREPQMPGQWVEGVSEEGHTYYYNTDTGVSTWEKPDGFVSSSNESCREESHSGEDQETDPKGTESEAGKEGNSREPQKPQQNAWQKTESDEEGERKPRRPKKISPYGEWQEVRTESTTASKGRAPAPPKASQTASAPAQPYGEWEEITPEEDPYEKVDLELPNTENESPAVPVLQAPEDAKIIFKEKTVTSLSDTTAGASVFKKRKFENGKSRNIRQRLDDH